GGGCGATGAGATTAACGACCTGGTACGCCAGCGTATCGAGAAAATAGCGCAGTACAGGCAAAAGGGCATCAATCCTTATCCGCCGCGTTACCGGCGCACGCACGCCGCGGAGGAAGCGAAAAGCGAGTTCAGGGAGGATGAAAAACCACGGGTGAGCGTGGCCGGGAGGCTGCGCTCAAAACGGGTTATGGGCAAGGCCTCGTTCGCCCATCTCGAGGACCAGTCAGGCTCAATCCAGCTCTACGCCCGCAGGGACGATATCGGCGAGGAGAACTACGATCTGTTCAAGTCTCTCGACCTGGGCGACATTGTCGGCATTGAGGGCTTCGTCTTCAAGACCAACCAGGGGGAGGTCAGCATCCACGTCGAAAAGCTCACGCTGCTCGCCAAATGCATCCGCCCGCTCCCGTCGGTCAAGGAGAAGGACGGCGTGCTCTTCGATGAGTTCGCCGACCGGGAGATGCGCTACCGCCAGCGCTACGTGGACCTCATCGTCACGCCCAAGACGCGCCAGGACTTCATCATGCGAAGCCGGATAATCACCGGAATGCGCGAGTTCCTCACGCGCCGCGGTTATATCGAGGTCGAGACGCCGATGATGCAGGCCATACCCGGCGGCGCCGCCGCGCGTCCATTCAGCACGCACCATAACGCGCTGGACATCGATCTCTATCTTCGTATCGCACCCGAGCTGTATCTGAAGCGCCTTCTGGTGGGCGGGTTCGAGAAGGTGTTCGAACTCAACAGGAATTTCCGCAACGAGGGCATTTCCACCCGGCACAATCCCGAGTTCACCATGCTCGAACTCTACGAGGCGTACGCCGACTACGAGACGATGATGCACATCGCCGAGGAGATGGTATCAGAGCTGTCGGAGAAGCTTCTGGGATCCATGAAGCTGGAGTACCAGGGGTCGACACTCGACTTCACGCCGCCATGGCAGCGGGTGTCTTTCGTCGGTCTCATAAAAAAATATTCGGGGCTCGATTTCGCTTCCTTTGCGTCGGCCGACGAAGCGCGCAGCGCGGCCGAATCGATCGGCATCAGGGCGCCGGAAAAGATGGGCAAATGGGAAATAGCGGGCGAGGTCTTCGAGGAGAAGGTGGAGCCCAATCTGGTGCAGCCGGTATTCGTGACCGATTATCCGCGGGAACTCTCGCCCCTTTCCAAGGCGCGCGAGGACGATCCCGATTTCGTTGAACGCTTCGAATTGTTCATAGCCGGTCGCGAGATGTCGAACGCCTTCAGCGAGCTCAATGATCCCTTTGACCAGAAGTCCCGTTTCGAGGACCAGGTGCGCAAGAGGGAGGCCGGAGACGACGAGGCCCAGATGATGGACTACGATTACATCAACGCGCTCGAGTACGGCATGCCGCCGGCGGGCGGTATGGGCATAGGCATCGATAGACTGGTCATGCTTTTCGTGAACACGGCATCGATCAAGGACACGATCCTCTTTCCACTGCTTCGCCCTGAAGGGAAATAGAAGACGACCATGCCAGTTCACTATACCAGGGAGCGTTACGGCTGGAATCTCCACCGCTTTCTTTACGACTGGGTGCTTGCTTGGGCAGAGTCGCCCTTCGGCGCGATCGCGCTGTTCATCCTGGCCCTCGCCGAGTCGTCGTTTTTCCCGATCCCTCCCGACGTCCTGCTGATTGCGCTGGTTCTCGGTGCCCGTGAAAAAGCGTGGAGGTATGCGGCCATCTGCTCGATTGCCTCGATTATGGGCGGGATGTTGGGATATGCCATCGGTTATGCCCTCTGGTATACCGGCGGCGATTTTTCATCCATCGCAATGTTCTTTTTCGAGTATATTCCCGGTTTCACGGTTGACGAGTTCAACCGGGTGGCGGCGCTGTACGAGGAGTTCGGTTTCTGGATTGTCTTTACCGCCGGGTTTACCCCGCTTCCCTACAAGGTGATCACCATAACCGCGGGGGTAGCGAAGATAGACCTCGGGATCTTCGTCGTCGCGTCGCTGGTGAGCCGTTCGCTGCGATTTTTTCTTGTCGCTGGACTTATCTGGAAATTCGGCTCCCCGATAAGGGAATTCATCGAAAAGCGGTTCAATCTACTGGCGATAGTCTTCGTCGTACTTCTTGTCGGTGGATTTGCGGTGATTAAATACGCATTCTGATTGCCATGTCGAAGTCCTTGTCGACGTCGGCGAAGAGTATCTGGTCGTGTTTGTTGGGATAGGTGAGCAGTTCGTTGTGGTTGAGCTTCAGAATGAAGGGTATGCGGTGCGTGTATTTCCGCGCAATTGCGCCCAGCACGCCGAGGGTCGAAGCCACCGCGTTGCAGCCCCCTCGATAGCGAGCTTCACAATGTTCTCCGGTTCGAAATAAACCGGGTTCGGGGCGAACGACGCTCCGGCACTGTGTTCGATACCCTGGTCCACGGGGTGAATGGACAGATAGCCGGTACCCGCGAGGCGCCCGGTATTGTAGAGAAGCTGCATATTACGGAGCACCGCCGGATGGCGATCGGAGACGAGCATAATGCGCTCGACAAAATCGCTTACGGGCAGATGCAGGTGTTCGGCGGAAAATTTCGCCTTGTAGTTCAACAGGCCGTCAGCCTCGGGCCCGAGATATTTTTAACGGCCTGGATCATGTCCGCTTTCCTCCTTGATGAACTATTTGCACGGCCTTCACTTTTTTTTCGCCTGCGCGGCCACCGCCTCGGCGGCTTTGCGCGCGGCATCCTCATCGCCGAGGTAGTAATGCCGTATAGGCACGAGTTTTTCGTCGAGCTCGTAGACGAGGGGAATGCCGGTGGGAATGTTGAGTTCGGCGATCGCCCCGTCGCTCATGCCGTCGAGGTGCTTGACCAGCGCGCGCAGGCTGTTGCCGTGGGCGGCGATGATGACGCGCCTGCCGGAGAGCACCGACGGCCTGATGGCATCGTCCCAGAGAGGCATGAAACGCCGCACCGTATCGGCAAGGCACTCGCCCGCGGGGATCTCGCCGGGCGGAACATCGGCATAGCGCGGGTCGTGGCGCGGATGCCGCGGGTCGTTGCTGTCGAGGTGCGGCGGCGGGACGTCGTAACTTCTCCGCCAGAGGTGCACCTGCCCGTCGCCGTACTGTGCCGCGGTCTCGGCCTTGTTGAGTCCCTGCAGCGCCCCGTAGTGGCGTTCGTTCAGGCGCCACGATTTGGCGACGGGAATCCATAATAAATCCATCTCGTCGAGAACGATGTTCAGCGTCTGAATGGCCCGACGGAGCACCGAGGTGAACGCCTGATCGAAGATGAAGCCACCATCGCCTAACAGCGTGGCCGCGCTTCGGGCCTCAGCCACACCCTTTTCGGAAAGCCCCACATCGGTCCATCCGGTGAAACGGTTTTCCCTGTTCCAGTCGCTCTCTCCATGGCGAAGAAGAACAAGTTTATGCATCTCATACTCCCCCGGCCGCGCTTCCGCCGTCTGTATTGATAAATTATGCGGATCAAACATACGGGTACTGCCGCAAATCAGTATTTTTAAGAATAATCGGAGCGGAAGCTAAAAACAAGCAGAAAAGTAATTCCCGAAATTCCGACCGTATAAAGGCAGTCTGTAATTAATCGTGAATATAAATACCGGGGAGAACAGAAAAAATAGGGTTGTGGATTTTAGGATAATCATAAAGTATCATACCGCCCGAATTTTTAAAGCGGTGGGCATGGTAACATCGAAGTTTAAAGCCGGGTGTTGAAGCATCTTTTAGCAGGGAGTTATATGAAGGTATGAGTACGGAGATAGTGTTTCTGGACGCGGCAACAGTCGACTATGGTGACCTCGATTTCGCACCACTTGAAAAATTAGGGAGCCTGGCGAAGTACGACATCACCCGTCCCGAGGACATGCAGGCCAGGCTTCGGGGGGCGGCCGTGGCCGTCACCAACAAGTGCATATTCGACGAAGGGCTTATGCGGAATTGTCCGGATCTGCGACTTGTCGCGGTTACGGCGACCGGCTACAACAATATCGACATCGAGGCCGCCGCCCGTCAAGGAGTCGCCGTGGCGAACGTACCGGGCTATTCCACATCGTCGGTCGCGCAGTTCACCATGGCGTGCATGCTCGCGCTCGCCACGCGCCTTGTCGAGTACAGTGCGGCGGCCCGGGACGGAAGGTGGAGCCGTTCGACCATCTACACGCTGGGCACCTGGCCGACCTTCGAGCTTGAGGGGAAGATTCTCGGCATTATGGGGATGGGCTCCATCGGAAGCGAGGTAGCCCGTCTTGCCGGCGCCTTCGGTATGCGGATCATCGCGCTCGGACGCGATGGTGTGGGGTATACCGGCGGTTGGGAGCGCGTGGGCTTGCCCGAAATCGCCGAACGATCGGATGTTATATGCATACACCTGCCGCTGAGCCCCATGTCGCGGGGTATTATCAACGCCGATTTCCTGTCGCGCATGAAGCGAACGGCCTTTCTCATCAATATGGCGCGCGGGCCGATCGTCGACCAGGCGGCGCTGGATCTGGCGCTCCGGTCGGGGAGAATTGCCGGCGCGGCGCTTGACGTACTGGAACAGGAACCTCCGCCCGGGAACGAACCCCTGCTTTCAGCGCCCAACTGCATTATCACGCCGCACATCGCGTGGGCGAGCGTGGAATCGAGACGCCGCCTGATAGATGAGGTCGCGGCGAATATAGGGGCATTTTTACGCGGGGAGGCGCGCAACAGGGTGACCTGACCGGGGGATGGTCTCTTGTTTTCGTTGACAGCGGGCCGCGGTACGGTGTTCATGTACACGGTGTGGAGGTGGCGGTATGGAAGTTTTCGGCATTGTCGGTGCGGGGATCATGGGTAGCGACCTTGCGATATTTTTCGCGGAGTCGGGGTACCGCGTCATTCTGAATGATAGCGACGCGCACAGGCTTGATGCCGCCCGCGAGAAAATTCACGACCGCCTGACAGGGTACGAGAGAAAGGGCAGACTCGACGCAACGCGCATGGCCGAGCTTGAATCGCGTGTTGAGACCACGGGGAATCTGAAAGCGTTTATAGAGGCCGACATCATTATAGAGTGCGTCACCGAGGACCTCGGCATTAAGAAAGACGTATTCGCCGAACTGGACCGTATCTGCCGCCCGGGCGTTGTCCTCGCCTCGAACACCTCGTCGATGTCCATCACCGCAATCGCGGCGGCGACGAAACGGCCGGAGTCGGTCATCGGCTTGCATTTTATGAATCCGGTCAGGGCCATGCGTCTGGTCGAGATCATATGCGGGCTGGCCACCACGCGTGAGACCTTCGAAACGGCGAAACAGATAGTAAAAAAGGCCGGAAAGGAGTACGTTGAATCGCGCGATTATCCTGGTTTTATCGCGAACAGGATCCTGATGCCCATGATCAACGAGGCTATTTTCGCCCTGTACGAGGGCGCGGGGACCGTAGAGGCGATCGACAAGGTCATGAAGCTCGGGATGAACCAGCCGATGGGACCGCTCGAGCTCGCGGACATGGTGGGGCTCGATATCGTGCTGGCCATACTCGACGAGCTCTACAAAGGGTTTGGCGACACCAAGTACCGCCCGTGCCCGCTTTTAAAGAAATATGTGGCGGCGGGATACATGGGGAAAAAGTCGGGCAGGGGGTTTTATACCTATTGAGGCCGCATGCGGGGCGGAACTGGACGCTTGTATGAGATGTTGTCATACAACCATTATAATAATTATTGACAATTCTTCGCGCCTCATCAATTCATACCATCAACTCTGGCGGCGTCAACAATCGGAAACATCACGTGATCAACGACTATTTTCCAGCAGAGTATCGCGTTAAGAAAAGTATCGTCCGCAATGCGCGGGAGATCCTGCACTTCCTCTCGGTGGAACTGGGGGAGCGGACCCTGCGCCGTTATGAAAACCTCGAGGGCGCGGCGCGATTTATCCGCGAGAAGTTCGCGGCCGGAGGAAACCCAATAGTCGACGAGGATTACGAGGTTGAGGGATGCAGGGTGTCGAACATCCGGACCGAAATACCGGGAAGCGGTTCGCCCGAGGGGATCATAGTCATCGGGGCGCACTACGATACCATAGAGGACACTCCGGGGGCCGACGACAATGCCACGGGTATCGCCGGGCTCCTGGAGCTGTTCAGGCTCCTTTCACCATTCCGGTTTAAGCGAACGCTTCGTTTCGTCGCCTTTACGCTCGAGGAGCCGCCCCATTTCTCCGGCGACAACATGGGCAGCATGGTGTGCGCCCGCTGCGCAAGGGAGCGCGAGGACAATATAGAGTTGATGATCTGCCTCGAGATGCTCGGTTACGCAAACCGGCGATACGAACAGAATGTGCCGTTTCGGGACATGGCGAAGCATCTTCCCCGACGGGGTGATTTCCTCGCGGTCGTTTCGCTTCCGTCATCGGCGTCGTACGCCTACGCATGGAAACAGGTCTACAACCGGTTCGCCAGGCGCGATATCGTGGACATCGTCGGACCGTCGTCGATCCCGGGAATCAACCACTCCGACCACTATTCGTTCAACAGGCACGGGTATCCGGCAATAATGCTCACCGACACGGCGTTTTACCGGAACAAGAACTACCACACAGGCGAAGACACCTTCGACACCATCAATTTCAAGTTCCTTGCCGAGCACATCCTCAACAGCTTCAACACCATACGCGTCCTCGCCGACTGTGACGAGATCGTCCCGCCTCACTGCTGAGCGGCGCTTCCAGCCGAGGCCCTTTTCCCTATCACGCTTATCCTAATCTTAAGGGACTTCATGGTGAAGGCGGTAAAGCGGTCCGGGTGAGCCTTCATGAGGTCGAATTCGTACAGCGCGTCGTGGACGATCGGAGGGGGGATGGTAAGCTCCACCGCCGACGAGGCGCTGATCCGGCCCACGCCGCGGCATACATGACACTCGGGTTCCTTGCCGGAGCACAGCGGGCAGGTCATGCGGGAGGGGAGGTCTATGCGAACGACGATGCCGCTTTGCGATTCTCCCGGAGTTATGAAAACCTCAATGTCCTGGCCGAAATTGCGGAGGCGCTCCGTGCGGCGTATCCGCTTGTTGAGCATCCTGGTGCGAAGCAGGCCCTCGAGCGATACCGAATATTTGACGCGCTGTCGAGGGATGATTGCGAATGTCGGCCGGTCCGGCCTGCGCGTGGCGGAAAGGAGCCGGTCGTATTCGGTCCGCAGCGAGACGTCGATAAGGACCTTGTAGGCTCGAATGACGAGGTG
This region of Spirochaetota bacterium genomic DNA includes:
- the lysS gene encoding lysine--tRNA ligase gives rise to the protein MGDEINDLVRQRIEKIAQYRQKGINPYPPRYRRTHAAEEAKSEFREDEKPRVSVAGRLRSKRVMGKASFAHLEDQSGSIQLYARRDDIGEENYDLFKSLDLGDIVGIEGFVFKTNQGEVSIHVEKLTLLAKCIRPLPSVKEKDGVLFDEFADREMRYRQRYVDLIVTPKTRQDFIMRSRIITGMREFLTRRGYIEVETPMMQAIPGGAAARPFSTHHNALDIDLYLRIAPELYLKRLLVGGFEKVFELNRNFRNEGISTRHNPEFTMLELYEAYADYETMMHIAEEMVSELSEKLLGSMKLEYQGSTLDFTPPWQRVSFVGLIKKYSGLDFASFASADEARSAAESIGIRAPEKMGKWEIAGEVFEEKVEPNLVQPVFVTDYPRELSPLSKAREDDPDFVERFELFIAGREMSNAFSELNDPFDQKSRFEDQVRKREAGDDEAQMMDYDYINALEYGMPPAGGMGIGIDRLVMLFVNTASIKDTILFPLLRPEGK
- a CDS encoding YqaA family protein, whose protein sequence is MPVHYTRERYGWNLHRFLYDWVLAWAESPFGAIALFILALAESSFFPIPPDVLLIALVLGAREKAWRYAAICSIASIMGGMLGYAIGYALWYTGGDFSSIAMFFFEYIPGFTVDEFNRVAALYEEFGFWIVFTAGFTPLPYKVITITAGVAKIDLGIFVVASLVSRSLRFFLVAGLIWKFGSPIREFIEKRFNLLAIVFVVLLVGGFAVIKYAF
- the gpmA gene encoding 2,3-diphosphoglycerate-dependent phosphoglycerate mutase; the protein is MHKLVLLRHGESDWNRENRFTGWTDVGLSEKGVAEARSAATLLGDGGFIFDQAFTSVLRRAIQTLNIVLDEMDLLWIPVAKSWRLNERHYGALQGLNKAETAAQYGDGQVHLWRRSYDVPPPHLDSNDPRHPRHDPRYADVPPGEIPAGECLADTVRRFMPLWDDAIRPSVLSGRRVIIAAHGNSLRALVKHLDGMSDGAIAELNIPTGIPLVYELDEKLVPIRHYYLGDEDAARKAAEAVAAQAKKK
- a CDS encoding D-2-hydroxyacid dehydrogenase, which produces MSTEIVFLDAATVDYGDLDFAPLEKLGSLAKYDITRPEDMQARLRGAAVAVTNKCIFDEGLMRNCPDLRLVAVTATGYNNIDIEAAARQGVAVANVPGYSTSSVAQFTMACMLALATRLVEYSAAARDGRWSRSTIYTLGTWPTFELEGKILGIMGMGSIGSEVARLAGAFGMRIIALGRDGVGYTGGWERVGLPEIAERSDVICIHLPLSPMSRGIINADFLSRMKRTAFLINMARGPIVDQAALDLALRSGRIAGAALDVLEQEPPPGNEPLLSAPNCIITPHIAWASVESRRRLIDEVAANIGAFLRGEARNRVT
- a CDS encoding 3-hydroxyacyl-CoA dehydrogenase NAD-binding domain-containing protein is translated as MEVFGIVGAGIMGSDLAIFFAESGYRVILNDSDAHRLDAAREKIHDRLTGYERKGRLDATRMAELESRVETTGNLKAFIEADIIIECVTEDLGIKKDVFAELDRICRPGVVLASNTSSMSITAIAAATKRPESVIGLHFMNPVRAMRLVEIICGLATTRETFETAKQIVKKAGKEYVESRDYPGFIANRILMPMINEAIFALYEGAGTVEAIDKVMKLGMNQPMGPLELADMVGLDIVLAILDELYKGFGDTKYRPCPLLKKYVAAGYMGKKSGRGFYTY
- a CDS encoding M28 family peptidase; this encodes MINDYFPAEYRVKKSIVRNAREILHFLSVELGERTLRRYENLEGAARFIREKFAAGGNPIVDEDYEVEGCRVSNIRTEIPGSGSPEGIIVIGAHYDTIEDTPGADDNATGIAGLLELFRLLSPFRFKRTLRFVAFTLEEPPHFSGDNMGSMVCARCAREREDNIELMICLEMLGYANRRYEQNVPFRDMAKHLPRRGDFLAVVSLPSSASYAYAWKQVYNRFARRDIVDIVGPSSIPGINHSDHYSFNRHGYPAIMLTDTAFYRNKNYHTGEDTFDTINFKFLAEHILNSFNTIRVLADCDEIVPPHC
- a CDS encoding DnaJ domain-containing protein, which encodes MNISFLDDRGSLINFYEVLNIAPTAEKASIRSSFCALIKLFHPDVSGLDSEEQRRKTHLVIRAYKVLIDVSLRTEYDRLLSATRRPDRPTFAIIPRQRVKYSVSLEGLLRTRMLNKRIRRTERLRNFGQDIEVFITPGESQSGIVVRIDLPSRMTCPLCSGKEPECHVCRGVGRISASSAVELTIPPPIVHDALYEFDLMKAHPDRFTAFTMKSLKIRISVIGKRASAGSAAQQ